A genomic window from Daphnia carinata strain CSIRO-1 chromosome 9, CSIRO_AGI_Dcar_HiC_V3, whole genome shotgun sequence includes:
- the LOC130690734 gene encoding pupal cuticle protein Edg-78E-like, producing MQGLTYDSYGKESYGEVLGNTNKGSSYWVSPEGQKFILTGVADDAGFQPKGDHLPVAPVHVYELPVAPVHEYELPVAPALPYARTGLGY from the coding sequence atgcaaggactCACCTATGATTCTtacggcaaagaatcgtacggtgaagtcctaggcaacaccaacaaaggatcctcttactgggtttctcctgaaggccAGAAATTCATCTTGACGGGGGTTGCTGATGATGCCGGATTCCAGCCCAAGGGTGACCATTTGCCagtcgctcccgtccacgtctacgagctcccagttgctcctgTTCACGAATACGAACTTCCAGTTGCCCCTGCTCTCCCTTATGCGCGCACCGGACTCGGCTATTAA
- the LOC130690715 gene encoding ATP-binding cassette sub-family C member 2-like: protein MWLKIGICGLTGSGKSTLVNAIFRLADTAAGHIKLDGIYIATLEPHYLRSRLTVVPQDTLIFTGTLRDNLDPEHQIPNVELWAALEAVHLKDSFKSIGLDGEMFKGGSSSLSVGQQQLFSLARASLRPSTILVLDEPSSALDVEAEQTLHHCLEHLFENRTILLVAHRLLSLRKCDWICVMENGQLVLQGTPDQVLNELPIFY from the exons ATGTGGCTA AAGATCGGTATTTGCGGCCTCACGGGTAGCGGAAAATCCACTTTGGTCAACGCCATTTTTCGGCTTGCTGACACGGCCGCCGGTCATATTAAACTAGATGGCATCTATATCGCTACGCTGGAACCACATTACCTAAGATCTCGGTTAACAGTCGTTCCTCAAGACACTCTGATATTCACCGGTACTCTTAG AGATAATTTAGATCCAGAACATCAAATACCTAATGTAGAACTATGGGCTGCTTTGGAGGCTGTACACCTCAAAGACTCTTTCAAGAGTATTGGATTGGATGGCGAAATGTTTAAGGGGGGTAGTAGCAGCCTGAGCGTCGGCCAACAACAGCTATTCAGTCTGGCACGGGCTTCCCTTCGTCCGTCAACGATCCTCGTTCTAGACGAGCCGAGTAGCGCGTTAGATGTGGAAGCCGAGCAAACTTTGCATCATTGCCTAGAGCATCTATTCGAAAATCGAACTATTCTCCTTGTGGCG CATCGCCTATTGAGCTTGCGAAAATGCGACTGGATTTGCGTCATGGAAAATGGACAACTAGTACTACAAGGCACACCAGACCAAGTTTTAAACGAGCtgccaattttttattga
- the LOC130690735 gene encoding annexin A8-like, translated as MGNAIVSILQYSSDKAFYFSSRFHTSIAGAGTTDRDVTRLTVSRSEIDLGHIKNAYQIVCGESLSSAVSRDTSGSYRTALLALIE; from the exons ATGGGAAATGCAATCGTATCCATCT TGCAATACAGCAGCGATAAAGCCTTCTACTTCTCGTCTCGTTTCCACACTTCTATTGCTGGCGCTGGTACAACAGATCGTGACGTGACACGTTTAACAGTCAGTCGTAGTGAGATTGACCTCGGTCATATCAAGAATGCATATCAAATAGTATGCGGAGAATCACTTAGTAGCGCAGTTTCG CGTGATACTTCTGGATCTTACCGCACTGCGTTGCTCGCAttgattgaataa